The following proteins come from a genomic window of Athalia rosae chromosome 1, iyAthRosa1.1, whole genome shotgun sequence:
- the LOC105687191 gene encoding methyltransferase-like 26: MTLVRQIRNMNIIQSAATHRSGPGVQQKLFYPAADRNKEPILSVLRQYICSGPNQNLLEISSGTGQHVAHFAAYFPQVTFYPSEVDSRLLESISNYTKSFANVKPPFLIDISTDYSNWGDTVFEESNFDYIYNCNMVHISPFPCSIGLFKNTGKLLKKNGILFTYGPYMIDGKISPESNVSFNESLKTQNPEWGLRDVRDLEKLAHENGIYLMKIIDMPANNKTIIWRKE; the protein is encoded by the exons ATGACTCTTGTAAGGCAAATACGCAACATGAATATCATTCAATCTGCTGCCACACACAG ATCTGGGCCAGGAGTACAGCAGAAACTATTCTACCCAGCAGCAGATCGCAACAAGGAACCTATTCTCTCCGTCCTACGGCAGTATATTTGCTCTGGCCCTAATCAGAATCTGCTGGAGATTAGTTCTGGTACTGGACAACATGTGGCTCATTTTGCTGCATATTTTCCGCAAGTGACTTTTTATCCTTCAGAAGTTGACTCCAGACTGTTGGAAAGCATATCTAACTACACGAAATCTTTTGCAAATGTCAAACCCCCTTTTCTCATCGATATCAGTACTGACTATTCCAATTGGGGAGATACAGTTTTTGAAGAGTCCAACtttgattatatttataattgtaaCATGGTCCACATTTCACCATTTCCTTGTAGCATAGGCCTTTTCAAAAATACAGGTAAACTGTTGAAGAAGAATGGAATATTATTTACCTATGGGCCTTATATGATCGATGGTAAAATATCTCCAGAAAGTAATGTTAGTTTCAACGAATCTTTAAAAACACAGAACCCAGAATGGGGTCTAAGAGATGTCAGAGATTTGGAAAAGTTAGCACATGAAAATGGTATCTActtaatgaaaattattgatatgCCAGCTAATAACAAGACGATTATCtggagaaaagaataa
- the LOC105687190 gene encoding dnaJ homolog subfamily C member 21 — MKCHYEVLGVPRDASDDDLKKAYRKLALKWHPDKNLENTEDAKEQFQFVQQAWEVLSDPHERAWYDNHREAILKGGIGEDYKDDSLNLFPYFTTSCYKGYGDDEKGFYMVYRKVFEQLVAEDSEFAHGEDSDKEIPDFGDSSSSYQDVVHEFYAYWQSYSTKRSFAWLDPHDIRAIRNRRVLRLVEKENKKVRDKARKERNEQVRNLVAFVRKRDKRVQAHAQVLAEKAKENAKKVQERTKQQRLQRRQEMENYTESEWSKFSNMEKDLKLIEANLAAEFGENVASDVDSEDDDNLDTSALYCVACNKIFKTQKAFSNHENSKKHKDNISTMKASLLDEDEEFASNSDEYNSDSNSESENNKASSLHQKLKGVRLATGPEMPDFLLNPSSNVNSIDQDNEQPSTSDGEMMSDYESNSKKQKNRRKQSKDPSIKLATGPEMEDFLDTTTNVPNRQDQQDELTSEAELISDQESLRDNLLNKSRKNKKKKGKNVHKVVLEQTTDEEQEFEPHLGLSKKQRKKQDQRKALTEKLIGDNKQSNDNTAAGTPQEDADETAEPMINDIAEASQIVSENSDLNSEGDSNVASSTQSNKKSKGKKAKEAKRNQTQGTGESKPKEKKGKKSTIDDVQDFAHCCVSCKAEFPTKNKLFDHLKKTGHSVYIPNLSKSKKNVEKVSKSKKNRTKDSD; from the coding sequence ATGAAATGCCACTACGAGGTACTAGGAGTTCCAAGAGATGCGTCTGacgatgatttgaaaaaagcaTATAGAAAACTTGCTTTAAAATGGCATCCTGATAAGAACTTAGAGAACACGGAAGATGCTAAAGAACAGTTTCAATTCGTTCAACAAGCTTGGGAGGTCTTGAGTGACCCGCATGAGCGAGCTTGGTATGATAATCATAGGGAAGCAATTTTAAAAGGAGGCATTGGAGAAGACTACAAAGATGATTCTCTTAATTTGTTCCCATATTTCACGACCAGTTGCTATAAAGGCTATGGGGATGATGAAAAAGGATTCTATATGGTCTATAGAAAAGTCTTTGAACAATTAGTAGCTGAAGATTCAGAGTTTGCTCATGGAGAAGATTCGGATAAGGAGATACCAGATTTTGGGGACTCCAGCAGCTCATATCAAGATGTTGTCCATGAGTTTTATGCTTACTGGCAGAGTTATAGTACAAAAAGATCATTCGCTTGGTTGGATCCACATGACATTCGTGCTATTCGAAACAGAAGAGTATTAAGGttagtagaaaaagaaaataaaaaagtcagAGATAAAGCAAGAAAAGAACGCAATGAACAAGTTCGAAATCTTGTGGCTTTTGTTCGGAAACGGGACAAGCGAGTGCAAGCACATGCACAGGTCTTAGCGGAGAAGGCTAAAGAAAATGCTAAAAAAGTACAGGAACGAACAAAACAACAGCGTCTCCAGCGTCGccaagaaatggaaaattacaCAGAGTCAGAAtggtcaaaattttcaaacatggAAAAAgatctaaaattgatcgaagcAAATCTTGCTGCTGAGTTTGGTGAAAATGTAGCTTCAGATGTAGATTCTGAAGACGATGACAATTTGGACACTAGTGCTTTATATTGTGTTGCCTGCAACAAAATATTCAAGACACAAAAAGCATTTTCAAATCATGAAAACTCTAAAAAGCATAAAGATAATATTTCAACTATGAAAGCTTCTCTACtggatgaagatgaagagTTTGCAAGTAACAGCGATGAGTACaattcagattcaaattcagaATCTGAAAACAACAAAGCTTCGTCTTTGCATCAGAAGCTGAAAGGTGTCAGACTTGCAACCGGTCCAGAAATGCCAGACTTCTTATTAAATCCAAGTTCCAATGTCAATAGTATTGATCAAGATAATGAACAGCCAAGCACATCTGATGGGGAAATGATGTCAGATTACGAGTCTAACtctaaaaagcaaaaaaacaggagaaaacAGTCGAAGGATCCTTCCATAAAATTAGCTACTGGTCCAGAAATGGAAGATTTTCTTGATACGACCACTAATGTACCCAATAGACAAGACCAGCAGGATGAACTTACTTCGGAAGCAGAATTAATATCGGACCAGGAAAGCTTGCGTGACAATCTGCTCAACAAAtcccgaaaaaacaaaaaaaagaaaggaaaaaatgttcataaagTTGTTCTTGAACAGACTACTGACGAAGAACAAGAGTTTGAACCCCATCTTGGGCTATCAAAAAAACAGCGGAAAAAGCAAGACCAGAGAAAAGCTCTTACTGAAAAACTCATCGGTGATAACAAGCAGTCGAATGATAATACTGCTGCTGGAACTCCACAAGAAGATGCCGATGAAACTGCTGAGCCCATGATCAACGATATCGCCGAAGCAAGTCAAAtagtttctgaaaattctgaCTTGAATTCGGAAGGAGATTCAAATGTGGCTAGTTCAActcaaagtaataaaaaatcaaaaggcaAGAAAGCTAAGGAAGCAAAGAGGAATCAAACACAAGGCACTGGTGAAAGcaaaccaaaagaaaagaaaggaaaaaaaagtactaTTGATGACGTCCAAGATTTTGCACATTGTTGTGTGTCTTGCAAAGCAGAATTCCCGACAAAAAATAAGTTATTTGACCATTTGAAGAAAACTGGTCATTCCGTGTACATCCCAAATTTATCTAAgtctaaaaaaaatgtagaaaaggtatcaaaaagcaaaaaaaataggacTAAAGACAGCGATTAG